A genomic segment from Paramixta manurensis encodes:
- a CDS encoding BCCT family transporter — protein MTVMSSKVEERTDSIQLNLPVLFSSAAVILLLAMLIVLYPVASQRWLSQAQVWVSDVFGWYYMLLMVVCMVFVFWLALSRYGQLRLGEEQETPQFSYLSWVAMLFSAGIGIALVYYGAYEPLDHFLAPPEGQGGSVQAARQAMAITFLHWGLHGWALYALIATALSWFAYRRGMPLALRSALWPLFGERTHGVIGHLVDSFGILVTVISMVTNLGIGALLVNSGLHYLFNVPQNPHILLILIVVMMVVATLAAVTGIEKGIAMLSNINVGLLCLLLLFVFFTGPTLNLINGMLQNVGDYLTSLPGKSFDVYLYGKARQWQGAWTLFYWAWWVAWAPFVGMFIARISRGRTIRELIFGVLLIPLGFTLAWLSIFGNTAISLVLEHGQALLGKVALADPPMSIFKLFEYLPYTGITAGFTVIISFVLFLTPVDSGTLMIANLSSRGGSASDDAPAWLRIFWAGVTTLVCVGLLYAGSFSAMQTAVVLCGLPFSVVLVLYMVSLHKDLRGVDEKKAGQQ, from the coding sequence ATGACAGTGATGAGTTCGAAAGTTGAAGAACGTACCGACAGCATACAGCTTAATCTTCCGGTTTTGTTCAGTTCCGCCGCGGTTATCCTGCTGCTGGCGATGCTGATTGTGCTCTATCCGGTAGCCAGCCAACGGTGGCTAAGCCAGGCCCAGGTTTGGGTTTCCGATGTGTTCGGATGGTACTACATGCTGCTGATGGTGGTGTGTATGGTATTCGTCTTCTGGCTGGCGCTATCACGCTACGGCCAACTGCGCTTGGGTGAGGAACAGGAAACGCCGCAATTTAGTTATCTTTCCTGGGTTGCGATGTTGTTCTCGGCCGGGATAGGCATTGCGTTGGTTTATTACGGCGCGTATGAACCACTGGATCATTTCCTTGCGCCACCGGAAGGTCAGGGCGGTAGCGTACAAGCGGCACGTCAGGCGATGGCGATCACCTTTCTGCATTGGGGATTACATGGCTGGGCGCTGTACGCGCTGATTGCTACCGCGCTTTCATGGTTTGCTTATCGGCGTGGTATGCCGTTGGCGCTACGCTCTGCGCTTTGGCCGCTGTTCGGCGAACGCACGCACGGTGTCATCGGCCATCTGGTTGATAGCTTCGGCATTTTGGTGACGGTTATTTCCATGGTGACCAATCTGGGCATTGGCGCACTGCTGGTTAACTCCGGATTACACTATCTATTCAATGTGCCGCAAAACCCACACATCTTGCTGATCCTGATCGTGGTGATGATGGTTGTCGCGACGCTGGCGGCGGTCACCGGCATTGAAAAAGGCATTGCGATGCTATCGAATATTAATGTCGGCTTGCTGTGTCTGTTACTGCTGTTTGTGTTTTTCACCGGCCCGACATTAAACCTCATCAACGGAATGCTACAAAATGTCGGTGACTATCTGACTTCGTTACCGGGCAAAAGTTTTGATGTCTATTTATACGGTAAAGCGCGGCAGTGGCAGGGCGCGTGGACGTTGTTCTATTGGGCATGGTGGGTGGCATGGGCACCGTTTGTCGGGATGTTTATCGCCCGCATTTCCCGTGGGCGAACGATTCGTGAGCTGATTTTTGGCGTGTTACTGATCCCTCTCGGGTTTACCCTCGCCTGGCTTTCTATTTTTGGCAACACCGCCATTAGCTTAGTGCTGGAACACGGGCAGGCCTTGCTGGGAAAAGTGGCATTGGCCGATCCGCCGATGTCAATCTTCAAGCTGTTTGAGTATCTTCCCTATACCGGTATCACTGCCGGTTTTACCGTGATTATCAGCTTTGTGCTGTTCCTCACGCCGGTTGACTCCGGCACGCTAATGATTGCCAACCTGTCGAGCCGAGGCGGGAGCGCCAGCGATGATGCACCGGCCTGGTTACGTATTTTCTGGGCGGGCGTGACGACCCTGGTCTGCGTTGGTTTGCTGTATGCCGGAAGCTTTAGCGCGATGCAAACGGCCGTGGTGCTGTGCGGGTTGCCGTTCTCGGTGGTGTTGGTGCTGTATATGGTGAGTTTGCATAAAGACTTGCGTGGCGTAGACGAAAAAAAAGCCGGTCAACAGTGA
- the dtpA gene encoding dipeptide/tripeptide permease DtpA produces the protein MSTANKHTDEAVSLNAFKQPKSFYLIFSIELWERFGFYGLQGIMAVYLVKMLGMSEADSITLFSSFSALVYGLVAVGGWLGDKVLGTKRVIVLGTIVLALGYGLVAWSGHQEALVYLGMATIAVGNGLFKANPSALLSTCYEKDDPRLDGAFTMYYMAINIGSFFSMLATPWLAAKFGWSVAFALSFVGMLITLVNFLFCRKWVKQYGSKPDFAPLHIGKLLATLVGVVILVALATWLLHNQTIARLVLAVVAVGIVAIFAKEAFTLQGAARRKMIVAFLLMVEAIVFFVLYSQMPTSLNFFAIRNVEHSIFGIAFEPEQYQALNPFWIMVASPILAAIYNKLGDKMPMPHKFAFGMVLCSGAFLVLPLGAKFANQLGIVSVNWLILSYALQSVGELMISGLGLAMVAQLVPQRLMGFIMGSWFLTTAGAAIIAGKIANLMAVPEDVTDPLQSLHVYGDVFLQIGIATGVIAVLMLLTAPRLNRMTQDDNVVEFQEANARS, from the coding sequence GTGTCTACTGCAAACAAACACACCGACGAGGCGGTTAGCCTTAACGCGTTCAAACAACCTAAATCGTTTTACCTGATTTTTTCTATCGAGCTGTGGGAGCGTTTCGGCTTCTACGGATTACAGGGCATCATGGCGGTCTACCTGGTTAAAATGCTGGGTATGTCCGAAGCGGATTCAATTACGCTGTTTTCTTCTTTCAGCGCGCTGGTTTACGGATTAGTTGCCGTGGGTGGCTGGCTGGGAGACAAAGTTCTCGGCACTAAGCGTGTCATTGTCCTCGGCACCATTGTGCTGGCGCTCGGTTATGGACTGGTTGCCTGGTCAGGCCATCAGGAAGCATTGGTCTATCTGGGGATGGCGACTATCGCCGTCGGTAACGGGCTGTTTAAAGCCAACCCATCCGCACTGCTTTCCACCTGCTATGAAAAAGACGATCCACGTTTGGATGGCGCGTTTACCATGTATTACATGGCGATCAATATCGGCTCGTTCTTTTCCATGCTGGCTACGCCTTGGCTGGCGGCCAAATTTGGCTGGAGCGTTGCATTTGCGCTCTCGTTCGTCGGGATGCTGATCACGCTGGTTAACTTCCTTTTTTGTCGCAAATGGGTCAAACAATACGGTTCAAAACCGGACTTTGCGCCATTACACATCGGTAAATTGCTGGCGACGCTGGTTGGCGTGGTGATCCTGGTCGCCCTCGCCACCTGGTTGCTGCACAACCAAACTATCGCCCGCCTGGTGCTGGCGGTTGTCGCGGTCGGTATTGTGGCCATTTTTGCCAAAGAAGCCTTCACTCTGCAAGGGGCGGCACGGCGTAAAATGATTGTCGCGTTTTTATTGATGGTAGAAGCGATTGTGTTCTTTGTGCTGTATAGCCAAATGCCCACTTCACTGAACTTCTTTGCCATCCGTAATGTGGAGCACAGCATCTTCGGTATCGCCTTTGAGCCGGAGCAGTATCAGGCGCTGAATCCGTTCTGGATCATGGTTGCCAGCCCGATTCTGGCGGCAATTTATAATAAACTCGGCGATAAGATGCCGATGCCGCACAAATTTGCCTTTGGCATGGTGCTATGTTCCGGCGCGTTTTTAGTGCTGCCGTTAGGTGCGAAGTTTGCCAACCAGTTGGGGATTGTTTCCGTTAACTGGCTGATCCTGAGCTATGCCTTACAGAGCGTGGGTGAGTTGATGATTTCAGGGCTGGGCCTGGCGATGGTGGCACAGTTGGTCCCGCAACGTCTGATGGGCTTTATCATGGGTTCCTGGTTCCTGACCACCGCCGGCGCGGCGATTATCGCCGGTAAAATCGCCAATTTGATGGCGGTGCCGGAAGATGTGACCGATCCACTGCAATCTTTGCATGTTTACGGTGATGTCTTCCTACAGATCGGTATTGCTACCGGGGTGATCGCGGTGTTGATGCTGCTGACCGCCCCACGGCTCAACCGTATGACACAGGATGATAACGTGGTGGAATTCCAGGAAGCCAACGCGCGTAGCTAA
- the betT gene encoding choline BCCT transporter BetT has product MPGSQERLTIQSVKLNRAVFFGAALIILLFSGSVLFFPHRASELLGKALNWASASFGWYYMLVVAFYLGFVLFVALSRYGDIKLGPDHATPDFSYGTWAAMLFSAGIGSELLFYGASEPLDHLLQPPDGVAGSAQAARDGMVLTMMHWGLHGWGIYTLVAMALAYFAYRHNLPLALRSAFYPLIGERINGPIGHAVDIFGIVGTLFGLATSLGIGVMQINSGISFLTGIAQSHLMQVVLIIVVMGAATLSAVSGVDKGIRRMSEINMLLALLMFAFVLFAGPTGHLLNTLVQNFGDYFTSLPRKTFDLYAYSQGDKDSWLGSWTVFYWAWWIAWSPFVGMFIARISRGRTLREFVIGVLLIPMGFTLAWLSVFGNSALNLFQNGMGKLGDIALGEPAMAVYHMLASYPLATPVIILAVVICFIFFVTSADSGALVVANLSCVGDTASQDAPNWLRIFWAAAVCMLTLSLLFAGDYTSLQTAVVLSALPFSLVLVLFVIAMYRALHHEKQRDRSRSLAIASPLLNDRYRPGHTSSWRRRLNRAISYPTRDMVYRFMEESVRPALEKVSQVLHEKGLHVENDFSTQDFTLRLRVAHGEEAPFHYAVQMSGYATPSFMRGGNLSHTASRYYRAEVHLWEGSQEYDLVGYTEEQIINDILDHYERHLQFLHLIR; this is encoded by the coding sequence ATGCCGGGGTCACAAGAAAGACTGACTATTCAATCTGTTAAACTAAACCGCGCGGTATTTTTTGGTGCCGCTTTGATTATCCTGCTGTTTTCAGGCAGCGTATTATTTTTTCCTCACCGCGCCAGCGAACTACTGGGAAAAGCGCTAAATTGGGCATCGGCCAGTTTCGGCTGGTATTACATGTTGGTGGTGGCGTTTTATTTAGGGTTCGTGCTCTTTGTCGCCCTCTCCCGCTACGGTGATATTAAACTGGGCCCTGACCACGCGACGCCCGATTTTAGTTATGGCACCTGGGCAGCGATGCTATTTTCCGCCGGCATCGGTTCCGAGCTGCTGTTTTATGGCGCATCTGAGCCTCTGGATCACCTGTTACAACCGCCGGATGGCGTTGCCGGTTCTGCACAGGCCGCGCGCGATGGCATGGTCCTGACCATGATGCACTGGGGCCTGCACGGTTGGGGAATCTATACCTTGGTGGCAATGGCGTTGGCCTATTTTGCCTACCGTCACAATCTTCCGCTCGCGCTACGCTCCGCATTTTATCCACTCATCGGCGAACGCATTAATGGCCCAATCGGTCATGCGGTCGATATTTTCGGCATTGTCGGCACGCTGTTCGGTTTAGCCACCAGCTTGGGTATCGGTGTAATGCAGATTAATTCCGGGATCAGTTTTCTGACCGGAATCGCGCAAAGTCACCTGATGCAGGTGGTACTGATTATTGTGGTGATGGGCGCGGCAACCCTGTCGGCGGTAAGCGGTGTCGACAAAGGGATACGCCGGATGTCTGAGATAAACATGTTACTGGCGTTGCTGATGTTCGCCTTTGTCCTGTTTGCCGGGCCCACCGGTCATCTGCTCAACACGCTGGTACAAAATTTCGGGGATTATTTCACCAGCCTGCCGCGTAAAACCTTCGACCTGTATGCCTATAGCCAGGGTGATAAAGATAGCTGGCTCGGCAGTTGGACGGTGTTTTACTGGGCGTGGTGGATTGCCTGGTCACCGTTTGTCGGGATGTTTATCGCCCGCATTTCTCGTGGACGTACGCTACGTGAGTTTGTGATTGGGGTGTTGCTGATCCCAATGGGCTTTACCCTTGCGTGGCTGTCAGTATTTGGCAATAGCGCACTGAACCTGTTCCAAAACGGGATGGGCAAACTGGGCGATATCGCGCTGGGCGAACCGGCAATGGCGGTCTATCACATGCTGGCGAGTTATCCGCTGGCAACGCCGGTTATTATTTTGGCGGTGGTGATCTGCTTCATCTTTTTTGTGACCTCAGCAGACTCCGGCGCATTGGTGGTAGCCAATCTCTCGTGCGTCGGCGATACCGCCAGCCAGGATGCGCCCAACTGGTTGCGCATTTTCTGGGCCGCCGCAGTTTGCATGCTAACGCTTTCGTTACTCTTTGCCGGCGACTATACCTCGCTGCAAACCGCCGTGGTACTGAGCGCCCTGCCTTTTTCTCTGGTGCTGGTACTGTTCGTCATCGCGATGTACCGCGCTTTGCATCATGAAAAACAGCGCGATCGCAGCCGTTCGTTGGCCATTGCCTCGCCACTGCTCAATGACCGCTATCGTCCTGGGCATACCAGTAGCTGGCGTCGTCGCTTAAACCGCGCAATCTCCTATCCTACCCGCGATATGGTGTATCGCTTTATGGAAGAGAGTGTGCGTCCGGCGCTGGAGAAGGTGTCACAGGTATTACACGAGAAGGGACTGCACGTAGAGAATGATTTCTCAACCCAGGATTTTACTCTCCGCTTACGCGTCGCGCACGGTGAAGAGGCGCCGTTCCATTACGCCGTGCAAATGAGTGGCTATGCCACGCCCTCTTTCATGCGCGGCGGTAATTTAAGCCATACCGCCAGCCGTTATTACCGCGCTGAGGTACATTTATGGGAAGGCAGCCAGGAGTATGATTTAGTGGGCTATACCGAGGAGCAGATCATTAACGACATTCTCGACCACTACGAGCGCCACCTACAATTTCTGCATCTGATTCGCTAA
- the betI gene encoding transcriptional regulator BetI, whose product MPKVGMKAIRQAQLISATLTVIDRVGLAEASLSAIAKQAGVSTGIVSHYFGDKNGLLDACMRQILLDLYLAVERQRRAADNTPEAQIRAIIDGNFDLTQVAAPLLKTWLVFWTNSLHQENLQRLQRINDRRLWSNITAQFARVLPHEQARAAGGSIAALIDGLWLRMTLAQKPMTDGLEQARSLCYQNLALWLATAR is encoded by the coding sequence ATGCCAAAAGTTGGAATGAAAGCCATTCGTCAGGCGCAGCTTATCAGCGCGACGCTGACAGTAATCGATCGTGTGGGGCTGGCTGAGGCCAGCCTCTCGGCGATTGCTAAACAGGCCGGTGTTTCTACCGGCATTGTTAGCCACTATTTCGGCGATAAAAACGGGTTGCTGGACGCCTGTATGCGGCAAATTCTGCTGGATTTGTACCTGGCAGTAGAGCGTCAGCGCCGTGCGGCTGACAACACGCCGGAAGCGCAAATCCGCGCCATCATCGACGGTAATTTCGATCTGACGCAGGTTGCTGCGCCACTACTTAAGACCTGGCTGGTGTTCTGGACTAATAGCCTCCATCAGGAGAATTTGCAACGTCTTCAGCGCATTAACGATAGGCGCCTATGGTCGAACATCACCGCTCAGTTTGCCCGTGTCTTACCGCATGAACAGGCACGCGCCGCTGGTGGTAGCATCGCTGCGTTGATCGACGGGTTATGGCTACGCATGACGTTGGCGCAAAAGCCAATGACAGATGGGCTGGAGCAGGCGCGCTCACTCTGTTACCAGAACCTTGCGCTTTGGCTTGCAACAGCGCGCTAA
- the gstA gene encoding glutathione transferase GstA — protein sequence MNLFCKPGACSLSPHIVLRECGLDFTQVNVDLATKKTERGDDYLQINPKGQVPALQLDDGSLLTEGVAIVQYLADLKPDRQLLAPAGSLTRYHTLEWLNYIATELHKGFSPLFRPTTPDEYKALAREQLEQKFRYVNHELKEKQWLMGLRFTVADAYLFVVTRWAQALKLNLEGLDALHGWIERVAARPAVAAALKAEGLV from the coding sequence ATGAACCTCTTCTGTAAACCCGGCGCCTGTTCACTTTCCCCACATATCGTATTACGCGAATGCGGCCTTGATTTCACCCAAGTGAACGTTGATCTTGCGACCAAGAAAACCGAACGCGGAGATGACTATCTCCAAATTAATCCTAAAGGTCAGGTTCCCGCTCTCCAACTGGATGATGGCTCGTTGCTGACCGAAGGCGTGGCGATCGTACAATATCTGGCGGATTTAAAACCCGACCGTCAGCTTCTGGCGCCTGCCGGCAGTTTAACGCGCTATCACACGCTGGAGTGGCTTAACTACATTGCGACCGAGTTACATAAGGGCTTTAGCCCGCTGTTTCGCCCCACCACGCCGGATGAGTATAAAGCGCTGGCGCGTGAGCAGCTCGAACAGAAGTTTCGCTACGTTAACCATGAATTAAAAGAGAAGCAGTGGCTGATGGGGCTGCGTTTTACCGTCGCGGATGCCTACCTGTTTGTTGTCACGCGCTGGGCGCAAGCGCTGAAACTGAATCTGGAGGGGCTGGATGCGTTGCACGGTTGGATAGAGCGTGTGGCGGCGCGTCCGGCGGTAGCCGCAGCGTTAAAAGCAGAAGGCCTGGTCTGA
- the pdxY gene encoding pyridoxal kinase PdxY — translation MKNILAIQSHVVFGHAGNSAAEFPMRRMGANVWPLNTVQFSNHTQYGHWTGTVMPAAHLTDIVSGIAAIDRLKTCDAVLSGYLGSAEQGEHILQIVKEVKAANPDAWYFCDPVMGHPEKGCIVAPGVAEFHCNAALPASDIIAPNLLELEMLSGETVNTIADAVTVSRKLIAKGPKVVLVKHLSRAGRRSDRFEMLLITHDEAWHISRPLVDFGVRQPVGVGDLTSGLLLVNLLHGQPLQQALEHVTAAVYEVMIKTHQMGEYELQLVAAQEEIAKPRHHFAAEKLA, via the coding sequence ATGAAAAATATTCTCGCGATCCAGTCCCATGTCGTTTTCGGGCATGCGGGCAATAGCGCAGCGGAGTTCCCGATGCGTCGAATGGGGGCCAATGTCTGGCCGCTCAATACCGTTCAGTTCTCTAATCATACGCAATACGGTCACTGGACCGGGACCGTGATGCCAGCCGCGCATTTAACCGATATCGTGAGCGGCATTGCCGCAATCGATCGGTTAAAGACCTGTGATGCGGTGCTCAGTGGGTATTTGGGGTCGGCGGAACAGGGCGAGCATATCCTGCAAATTGTCAAAGAAGTGAAGGCGGCGAATCCTGACGCATGGTATTTTTGCGACCCGGTAATGGGGCATCCGGAAAAGGGCTGCATCGTCGCGCCGGGCGTCGCTGAATTTCACTGCAACGCCGCACTCCCGGCAAGCGATATTATTGCGCCGAACTTGCTGGAGCTGGAGATGCTGAGCGGGGAGACGGTGAATACCATTGCTGACGCGGTGACGGTGTCACGTAAACTGATCGCCAAAGGGCCAAAAGTGGTGCTGGTGAAACATTTATCCCGCGCTGGTCGTCGTAGCGATCGCTTCGAAATGTTGTTGATTACGCACGATGAAGCCTGGCACATTAGCCGTCCGCTGGTCGATTTTGGCGTGCGGCAACCGGTTGGCGTAGGCGACCTTACCAGTGGGTTGTTGTTGGTGAATTTACTGCACGGCCAGCCGTTGCAACAGGCGTTAGAACATGTGACTGCCGCAGTGTATGAAGTGATGATTAAAACTCACCAAATGGGTGAATATGAATTACAACTGGTGGCTGCACAGGAAGAAATTGCCAAACCACGCCACCATTTTGCCGCCGAAAAGTTGGCATAA
- the betB gene encoding betaine-aldehyde dehydrogenase, whose product MKRCGLYINGREEAGHGEVFTSINPANGEVIAQITAANKHDVDRAVASALAGQRLWRSYTPVERSRVLLKAVALLRERNPSLAELETADTGKPISETAAVDIVTGADVLEYYAGLAPAIQGESIPLRESALVYTRREPLGVTAGIGAWNYPIQIALWKSAPALAAGNAMIFKPSEVTPLSVLELAKIYTEAGLPDGVFNVVQGAGEVGQALSQHPNIEKVSFTGEVNTGKRVVADAALANLKEVTMELGGKSPLIVFEDADLDRAVDGAMMANFYSSGQVCTNGTRVFVQRSVANAFEQRLQKKMQNIHMGDPRDPQVNFGPLVSEEHCQKVTAYLKLGKEEGARVLAGGNRIQHGMMAKGCYVEPTVFTDCRDDMRIVREEIFGPVMSILIFDDEQEVIERANNTEYGLAAGLFTRSLDRAHRVIHQLEAGICWVNSWGESPAPMPVGGYKQSGLGRENGLETLHHYTRTKSILIEMGEYSSAFE is encoded by the coding sequence GTGAAACGCTGTGGTTTATATATTAATGGTCGTGAAGAAGCCGGGCATGGTGAGGTTTTTACCAGTATCAATCCGGCTAACGGCGAAGTTATTGCACAAATCACCGCGGCAAATAAACACGATGTTGACCGGGCTGTCGCCTCAGCGTTGGCAGGGCAGCGTCTCTGGCGTAGTTATACGCCGGTAGAGCGTAGTCGGGTGTTACTGAAAGCGGTGGCGCTGTTGCGTGAACGTAACCCATCGCTGGCGGAGCTGGAAACCGCAGATACCGGTAAACCGATTAGCGAAACGGCAGCGGTGGATATTGTTACCGGGGCCGATGTGCTGGAGTACTACGCAGGCCTGGCGCCTGCCATTCAGGGCGAGTCGATTCCGTTACGCGAAAGCGCGCTGGTTTACACACGTCGCGAACCCTTAGGCGTCACCGCCGGTATTGGCGCATGGAATTATCCGATCCAAATCGCACTGTGGAAAAGCGCCCCGGCATTGGCTGCCGGTAATGCAATGATTTTTAAACCGAGTGAGGTCACGCCTCTCAGCGTGCTGGAACTGGCAAAAATCTATACTGAGGCCGGGCTGCCGGACGGTGTGTTTAATGTAGTGCAGGGCGCGGGTGAAGTCGGCCAGGCCTTAAGCCAGCATCCAAATATTGAAAAAGTCTCTTTTACCGGCGAGGTCAATACCGGCAAGCGAGTTGTGGCGGATGCGGCGCTGGCGAACCTAAAAGAGGTCACCATGGAGTTGGGCGGGAAATCACCGCTTATTGTGTTTGAGGACGCCGATCTTGATCGTGCCGTTGATGGCGCGATGATGGCGAATTTTTACAGTAGTGGACAGGTTTGCACCAACGGCACGCGGGTATTTGTACAGCGTTCGGTCGCCAACGCTTTTGAACAGCGGCTGCAAAAAAAGATGCAGAACATCCATATGGGTGACCCGCGCGATCCGCAAGTCAACTTTGGCCCACTGGTTAGCGAAGAGCACTGCCAAAAAGTGACCGCCTATCTGAAGCTCGGCAAGGAAGAGGGCGCACGGGTGCTGGCGGGCGGTAACCGCATCCAGCATGGCATGATGGCGAAAGGATGTTATGTCGAACCCACAGTCTTTACCGATTGCCGTGATGATATGCGCATTGTCCGTGAAGAGATTTTCGGGCCGGTGATGAGCATCCTAATCTTTGATGATGAGCAGGAAGTCATCGAACGCGCGAATAATACCGAGTATGGGTTGGCCGCCGGATTATTTACCCGCTCGCTGGATCGCGCGCATCGGGTTATTCACCAGCTTGAAGCCGGTATCTGTTGGGTGAATAGCTGGGGCGAATCACCCGCGCCAATGCCGGTTGGCGGCTATAAGCAATCGGGCCTGGGACGGGAAAATGGCCTTGAAACGCTACATCACTACACCCGCACCAAATCCATTTTGATCGAGATGGGCGAATACTCCTCGGCATTTGAATAA
- the betI gene encoding transcriptional regulator BetI — MRRKDIPEQRKEQLINAAFEAIGDVGLSGVTIALVAAQAGLSTGIVSHYFGDKEGLLSATMRKILRDLRDAVARCRDQAESDVRSQLFAIIEGNFHPSQTNARSMRTWLDFWAASMHQAELRRLQHANDRRLYTHLCYQFRRTLTKEAARDAARGLAAMIDGLWLRGSLSGGDFNRQQACQLACDYVEKVLAAPHIG; from the coding sequence ATGAGACGCAAAGACATTCCTGAGCAGCGTAAGGAGCAGTTGATCAATGCGGCATTTGAAGCGATTGGTGATGTAGGTTTGTCCGGCGTGACCATCGCGCTGGTAGCCGCCCAGGCCGGTTTATCGACCGGAATTGTGAGCCACTACTTTGGGGATAAAGAGGGATTATTGAGCGCGACGATGCGTAAAATTTTGCGCGATCTCCGCGATGCGGTAGCCCGCTGTAGAGACCAGGCAGAGTCCGATGTACGCTCGCAGTTGTTCGCCATTATTGAGGGAAACTTTCATCCCAGCCAAACCAACGCCCGCTCAATGCGCACCTGGCTCGACTTTTGGGCCGCCAGCATGCATCAAGCGGAGTTGCGGCGTTTACAGCATGCCAACGATCGCCGCCTGTATACGCATCTTTGCTATCAGTTTCGCCGCACGCTGACGAAGGAAGCGGCACGTGACGCGGCAAGAGGTTTAGCCGCGATGATTGATGGCCTGTGGCTACGCGGCAGCTTATCCGGTGGCGATTTCAATAGACAACAAGCGTGTCAGTTAGCTTGCGATTATGTCGAGAAGGTATTAGCCGCGCCACACATCGGCTAA